A single window of Mycolicibacterium aurum DNA harbors:
- a CDS encoding NAD(P)H-dependent amine dehydrogenase family protein: MRRIIQFSTGNVGVHALRSILERPDLELVGVHANSPDKIGRDAAELCGLPGHSGVTATDDIDALVDLAADCVVYTSQAETRPMEAIDEISRFLRAGTNVVGTSFVWLVAPDQADDWLRGPLEAACAQGNSTLYVNGIDPGFSGDTMVYSALSLTARATSVTVQEIFDYGTYDDAEFTGVSFGFGAPPDHTPILFSPGVLASMWGAQVRSLAVELGITLDDVLERHETWVTPEPIDCTMMRVEPGRVAAVKFGVDGVSGGRTVITMEHVNRLTEAAAPDWAYPPDGHPGVHRVIVDGSPGIEINAHVGTSGIDHNQGGVIATAARAVNVIEAVCLAPTGILAARDLRGSAHVRGVMW; the protein is encoded by the coding sequence ATGCGGCGGATCATCCAATTCTCCACCGGCAACGTCGGAGTACACGCGTTGCGCAGCATTCTCGAGCGCCCTGACCTCGAGCTGGTCGGCGTGCACGCCAACAGCCCGGACAAGATCGGGCGCGACGCCGCCGAGCTCTGCGGACTGCCCGGCCACTCCGGCGTCACCGCGACCGACGACATCGACGCTCTCGTGGACCTGGCGGCCGACTGCGTGGTCTACACGTCGCAGGCCGAGACCCGGCCGATGGAGGCCATCGACGAGATCAGCCGTTTCCTGCGCGCAGGCACCAACGTGGTCGGTACCTCGTTCGTGTGGCTGGTGGCCCCCGACCAGGCCGACGACTGGCTGCGTGGGCCGCTGGAAGCGGCGTGTGCACAGGGGAATTCGACGCTGTATGTCAACGGCATCGACCCGGGTTTCTCCGGCGACACCATGGTCTACTCCGCGTTGAGTCTGACCGCGCGGGCCACGTCGGTGACGGTGCAGGAGATCTTCGACTACGGCACCTACGACGACGCCGAGTTCACCGGTGTCAGTTTCGGGTTCGGTGCCCCGCCGGACCACACACCCATCCTGTTCAGCCCGGGCGTGCTGGCGTCGATGTGGGGCGCCCAGGTGCGCAGCCTGGCTGTCGAACTGGGCATCACGCTCGACGACGTCCTGGAGCGGCACGAGACGTGGGTGACGCCCGAGCCGATCGACTGCACGATGATGCGTGTCGAACCCGGCCGCGTCGCCGCGGTCAAGTTCGGCGTCGACGGTGTGTCCGGCGGCCGGACGGTCATCACGATGGAGCACGTCAACAGGCTGACCGAGGCGGCCGCCCCCGACTGGGCCTACCCGCCCGACGGCCACCCCGGCGTGCACCGGGTGATCGTCGACGGCAGCCCCGGTATCGAGATCAACGCCCACGTCGGCACATCCGGAATCGACCACAACCAGGGAGGCGTGATCGCGACCGCCGCCCGTGCGGTCAACGTCATCGAGGCCGTGTGCCTGGCGCCCACCGGAATCCTCGCCGCGCGTGACCTCCGCGGGTCGGCTCACGTGCGGGGCGTGATGTGGTAG
- a CDS encoding TetR/AcrR family transcriptional regulator, protein MTAPRRPPTGGQARAERTRNAVIDETVRAILEEGFAPPSVRHITDRAGVTWGVVQYHFGDLDGVLMAVVDRGFGELSATLEELAPKASALDVQERVAYVVETVWQAFSSPTSRAALEILISTRGARADAVNAQLAEVMTKLGDLGRRLGEGLSAPQAERVGTLIWNTLRGIIAAQMTWPEPVDSTRDVQTLIDLVGTYIAAKT, encoded by the coding sequence ATGACCGCACCGCGCCGCCCGCCGACCGGCGGCCAGGCGCGGGCCGAGCGCACCCGCAACGCGGTGATCGACGAGACGGTCCGCGCCATCCTGGAGGAGGGGTTCGCCCCGCCCAGCGTTCGGCACATCACCGACCGGGCCGGCGTGACCTGGGGCGTGGTGCAGTACCACTTCGGCGACCTCGACGGTGTGCTCATGGCGGTGGTCGATCGAGGGTTCGGTGAGTTGTCGGCGACGCTGGAAGAGCTCGCACCGAAGGCGTCGGCGCTCGATGTGCAGGAGCGCGTCGCCTACGTGGTCGAGACTGTGTGGCAGGCGTTCTCGAGCCCCACCTCACGCGCCGCGCTGGAGATCCTGATCTCCACCCGCGGCGCGCGGGCGGACGCCGTCAACGCCCAGCTGGCCGAGGTGATGACGAAGCTGGGCGACCTCGGCCGCCGGCTCGGCGAGGGGCTGTCGGCGCCGCAGGCCGAGCGCGTCGGCACGCTGATCTGGAACACGCTGCGCGGCATCATCGCTGCGCAGATGACGTGGCCCGAACCGGTGGACAGCACACGGGACGTGCAGACCCTGATCGACCTCGTCGGTACTTACATCGCGGCTAAAACGTAG
- a CDS encoding serine/threonine-protein kinase PknG, translating into MDRVADPDDDPGTQPASLDDLAMDSMATVRPMATQAVFRPNFDDDDDSDALLHTGDTEPQDQTTTLTRYLSPTRRLGGGLVEIPRVPARDPLTALMTDPVVAESKRFCWNCGRPVGRSTNDGKALSEGWCPHCGSAYSFLPQLGVGDIVADQYEIKGCIAHGGLGWVYLAFDKNVNDRPVVLKGLVHSGDAEAQAIAMAERQFLAEVTHPGIVKIYNFVEHADKHGNPVGYIVMEYVGGTSLKQATLLRHSERIRLPTAEAIGFMLEILPALGYLHAQGLVYNDLKPENIMVTEDQLKLIDLGAVSPINSFGYLYGTPGYQAPEIVRTGPNVATDIYTVGRTLAALTMRLPTRGGRYLDGLPDDDPVLAEYDSFGRLLRRATDPDPRRRFQTAEEMSSQLMGVLREVVARDTGVPRPGLSTMFSPSRSTFGVDLLVAHTDVYLDGQVHSEKLTAQEIVKALQVPLVDPTDVGAPVLSATVLSQPVQTLDSLRAARHGALDSEGIDLSQSVELPLMEVRALLDLGDVAKATRKLDELSRRAGWRWRLVWFRAVSELLTADYDSATKHFTEVLDTLPGELAPKLALAATAELAGTADERKFYDTVWSTDHGVISAGFGLARAESAGGDRDAAVRTLDEVPPTSRHFTTARLTSAVTLLSGRSSSEITEQHIRNAARRVEALPDTEPRVLQIRALVLGTAMDWLADNEASTNHILGFPFTEHGLQLGVEASLRSLARVAPTQAHRYALIDLANSVRPMSTF; encoded by the coding sequence ATGGACAGGGTGGCCGATCCCGACGACGACCCGGGCACGCAGCCCGCGTCGCTGGACGATCTGGCGATGGACTCGATGGCCACGGTGCGGCCGATGGCCACCCAGGCGGTGTTCCGGCCCAACTTCGACGACGACGATGACAGTGACGCGCTGCTGCACACCGGCGACACCGAGCCGCAGGACCAGACGACGACGCTGACCCGGTACCTGTCGCCCACCCGCAGGCTCGGTGGCGGCCTCGTGGAGATCCCGCGGGTACCGGCACGGGATCCGCTGACCGCCTTGATGACCGACCCGGTGGTCGCCGAGTCGAAACGCTTCTGCTGGAACTGCGGCAGGCCGGTCGGCCGGTCGACCAATGACGGGAAGGCCCTCTCGGAGGGTTGGTGCCCGCACTGCGGCAGCGCGTACTCGTTCCTGCCGCAGCTCGGCGTCGGCGACATCGTCGCCGATCAATACGAGATCAAGGGCTGCATCGCGCACGGCGGGCTGGGCTGGGTGTACCTGGCCTTCGACAAGAACGTCAACGACCGGCCGGTGGTACTCAAGGGCCTGGTGCACTCCGGGGACGCCGAGGCGCAGGCGATCGCGATGGCGGAACGCCAATTCCTGGCCGAGGTCACCCATCCCGGAATCGTCAAGATCTACAACTTCGTCGAGCACGCCGACAAGCACGGCAACCCGGTCGGCTACATCGTGATGGAGTACGTCGGCGGCACCTCGCTCAAGCAGGCCACCCTGCTGCGCCACAGCGAGCGGATCCGGCTGCCCACGGCCGAGGCCATCGGCTTCATGCTGGAGATCCTGCCCGCTCTCGGCTATCTGCACGCCCAGGGGCTGGTCTACAACGACCTCAAGCCCGAGAACATCATGGTCACCGAGGACCAGCTGAAGCTGATCGACCTCGGCGCCGTGTCGCCCATCAACTCGTTCGGATACCTCTACGGCACACCGGGTTACCAGGCGCCGGAGATCGTCCGCACCGGACCCAATGTCGCGACGGACATCTACACCGTGGGCCGCACGCTGGCGGCGCTGACGATGCGCCTGCCCACCCGCGGGGGCCGTTACCTGGACGGGCTGCCCGACGACGATCCGGTGCTGGCCGAGTACGACTCGTTCGGCAGGTTGTTGCGCCGGGCGACCGACCCCGACCCGCGCCGGCGCTTCCAGACGGCCGAGGAGATGTCGAGCCAGCTGATGGGCGTCCTGCGCGAGGTGGTCGCCCGGGACACCGGCGTTCCGCGTCCCGGTCTGTCGACGATGTTCAGCCCGTCACGGTCGACGTTCGGCGTCGACCTGCTGGTGGCCCACACCGACGTATATCTCGACGGTCAGGTGCACTCGGAGAAGCTGACCGCGCAGGAGATCGTCAAGGCGCTCCAGGTGCCGCTGGTGGATCCCACCGATGTCGGCGCACCGGTGTTGTCGGCGACGGTGCTGAGTCAGCCTGTGCAGACGCTGGATTCGCTGCGCGCCGCGCGGCACGGGGCACTGGACTCCGAGGGCATCGACCTGAGCCAGTCGGTGGAGCTGCCCCTGATGGAGGTGCGCGCGCTGCTCGATCTCGGCGATGTCGCCAAGGCCACCCGCAAGCTCGACGAACTTTCCCGGCGGGCCGGCTGGCGGTGGCGGCTGGTCTGGTTCCGTGCCGTATCTGAACTCCTGACCGCCGACTATGACTCCGCGACAAAGCATTTCACCGAGGTACTGGACACTCTCCCCGGTGAGCTGGCGCCCAAGCTGGCACTCGCGGCCACCGCCGAGTTGGCCGGCACCGCCGACGAGCGCAAGTTCTATGACACGGTGTGGTCGACCGACCACGGCGTCATCTCGGCCGGTTTCGGCCTCGCCAGGGCCGAGTCCGCAGGCGGTGACCGCGACGCGGCCGTCCGGACACTCGACGAAGTACCGCCCACCTCACGGCATTTCACCACTGCGCGGTTGACCAGCGCCGTCACCCTGCTGTCGGGGCGCTCCAGCAGTGAGATCACCGAACAGCACATCCGTAACGCGGCCCGCCGGGTGGAGGCGCTGCCCGACACCGAACCCCGCGTGCTGCAGATCCGTGCGTTGGTGCTGGGCACGGCGATGGACTGGCTGGCCGACAACGAGGCCAGCACCAACCACATCCTGGGCTTCCCGTTCACCGAACACGGTCTGCAGCTCGGCGTCGAGGCGTCCCTGCGCAGCCTGGCCAGGGTGGCGCCCACGCAGGCGCACCGCTATGCGCTGATCGATCTGGCCAACAGCGTGCGCCCGATGTCTACGTTTTAG